The window TAACAGCTTCTGCTGCTTCAAAGGCTTTCGAGGCAGTCAGCATTGCTCCCAGTGGAAAACCTACGGTAGAACCTACTTTAACATCAGAATCCTTTAAAATGCTTGCTGCATGTTTTACATAACATGAATTTACGCATACAGCATAAAACCCGTATTCTTTTGCTTCCAAACACAATAATTCAATATCGGCAAATGTAGCCGTAGGTTTGAGCAGTGTGTGATCTATGTACTTAGCAAGCTCGTTTTTTGTAAGCATAAAAATCACCTAACCTTCTATTTTATTTTAAATAAAAACATTACTGGCTAATATCAATCCACTTTCCCAAGGTTAACTCTTCCAGCTCCTGCACGGACAATTTTACAGCCGCATTAAATTCCCCTGCCGCAGGATATACAGTACCATATTCTTTTAGAGAAATATCAAGATAAATATCAATGGGATTTCTCAGGGCAAAGGGGCAGACCCCGCCTACCGGGTGACCTGTTATCTCCATCACTTCCTCCGGCTCCGGCATTTTAGGTTTGCAAGCAAAAATATTTTTAAATTTACGGTTGCTGATTCGCTTATCCCCTGCCATCAAAACCATTATGTATTTCTCCTTTACTTTTAAAAGCAAAGACTTTACTATTTCTCCTTCTGTAACATTTAATGCTTTAGCAGCTTTTTCCACTGTGCTGGTATCTTCGAAAACTTTTATGTTTGCATCGATATTTTTTTCTTTAAAGTAATTCTTTACAGCCTCTACCGACAACGACTTCCACCTCGCGAATACATAATGACATAATCTGTCTCAATTATACATGGCGCACTTTAAATGTGCAACTTTGCCAAGATAAAGAATGAAAATGCAAAAAGCGCCGAAACTAAATGCTTCGGCGCACCATAAGATCTTACTTTACGCGTAAAGTCCTGATTGAGTTCATTACAGCAAGAAGAGCCACACCAACATCTGCAAAAACCGCTTCCCACATATTAGCAATGCCCAATGCTCCCATAGCTAGGAAAATGAGTTTTACGCCTAGCGCTCCTGTAATATTTTGCATAATTATCTTTTTGGTATATCTTGCCATTTTTACAGCTTGGGGAATTTTAGAGAGGGCATCTTCCATAATAACTATATCAGCAGCTTCAATAGCAGCATCAGAGCCTAAGCCTCCCATTGCAATTCCCACATCTGCGCAAGCAAGTACCGGCGCATCGTTTATTCCGTCTCCAATAAAAGCCGTATTATTTCTTGAGCCATTGTAGTATTTAAGTTCTTCTAATTTCTCTACTTTTTCTTCAGGCAAAAGCTCTGCATAATATTCATCAATTCCAAGCTCTTTTGCTACATTTTCAGCTGTTTCTTTTGCATCGCCTGTAAGCATTACGACTTTCTTTATTCCCAAATTTTTAAGCTCTTTAATTGTTTTTGCTGCATCTTGCCGGATTTTATCAGCAATTAGGATATATCCCGCATATCTATCGTCAATTGCTATATGAACTACTGTTCCAACTATACCTTTATTATCTAAATTTGCTTCTATTTCCTCGCTTTTTAAAAGCTTTTCATTGCCGGCAAGTATTTGTTTATCCTTAACTTTTGCCATTACACCCCGCCCTGCTATTTCTTTATATCCCTTTATCTCGGAATCATTTATGGGTTTACCATAAGCCTCTATTATGGATCTTGATATGGGGTGGTTGGAATAAGCTTCGGCATATGCTGCAAATCGCAGCAGCTCTTCTTGTGTAAATCCGTTTACAGGCACTATCCGGCTCACTTTAAAAACACCTTCTGTAAGTGTGCCCGTCTTGTCAAATACCGCTATATCAAGATCGGCTAAAATATCTATGAAGTTTGCGCCTTTAACAAGAATTCCCTTTCGTGAAGCTCCTCCGATTCCTCCGAAATATCCAAGGGGCACCGAAATCACCAGGGCGCAGGGGCAAGAAATTACCAACATCGTCAATGCTCTATATATCCACTTGCTAAAGCTCTCTCCCGGTATAATCACAGGGGGGATAAGAGCAATTGCTGCTGCTGCCAGCACCACTAAAGGCGTATAGTATCTTGCAAATTTTGTAATTATCTGTTCTGTTTTTGCTTTGCGAGAAGATGCATTCTGGACTAACTCAAGTATTTTCGAAACAGAAGAGTCTTCAAAGGTTTTCTCTACTTTTACCTTTAATGTCCCTTCCATATTAATCATTCCGGCCATTATTTTATCTCCGGTTTCCACACTGCGGGGGACTGATTCTCCTGTAAGGGTTGAAGTGTCAAGATATGAAGCACCTTCCACGACTTCGCCATCAAGGGGGATCTTTTCTCCCGGTCGAATAAATATCGTGTCACCTATGTTGATAGTTTCAGGCAAAACTCTGATTATGCCTTTGTCTGTCACTAGATTTGCATAATCAGGCCTAATATCCATAAGATCTCCGATAGACTTGCGGCTTCTGTTTACAGCAAGGGACTGGAGGTACTCGCCTATACAGTAAAATAGCATTACGCTTGCAGCTTCAGGCAGCTGGTGTATCGCAAATGCTCCTAAGGTAGCAATAGTCATTAAAAAGTTTTCATCAAATATTTGTCCGCGAAATATATTGGAAAATGCAGACTTTAGAACATTCTTTCCGGCTAGTATATAGGATATAACAAATAGACTGTATTCTATAATCTCAAATCTTCCATGAAGCTTAGGGGATAATATTATTCCGGCTATTAAGAAAAGAAATGAAAAAATTATGCGAAAAAGTTTCGTGCGAAATGTATCCCTTTCTTCGTCTTCATCATTAGTATGATGACTAAATGAGGAAGATTTCTTTGAAATTAATTTGATATTGGGATCTACTTTTTTAATAGCTTCCTCAGCTTTTTCTTCAAGGTCTTCATTTATTCGGACGGTCTTACTGGCAAAGTTTACTGTCGCATCAGACAAGCCGTCGATTTTCTTTAATTCGTCTTCGATTTTCGCCGCGCAATGGGGACAATCTAGGTTTTTTAGTTCATATATCATTTTAAGGCCCCCCTATATCATTTTTATACTTGAACAATCATTCAATTGTTTCCTAAAATTATTCTAACACAAGGGAGCTAAAAATACAATATTTAAGATAGTTGAAGGTATAATAAATCACATAAATATAACTCCGGTTAATGGCATCAGGCAAATGCCGGCAAAAGATGACAAAAGCGCCAGCCTGCTGTAGCCATACTGTCTTGAAGTGGGAATAAGCTCCTCAAAGCTTATATAAATCATAATACCTGCTACTACTGCAAAGGTTGCTCCCAGTAAAAAATCATTAATGAACGGTCTTAATGCAAGAAATGTTAAAATTGCGCCAATAGGTTCGGCAATGCCTGATAAAAAAGTATATTTTAAAGCAGTGGCTTTGCTTTGTGTCGCAAAATAAATGGGCATAGCCACTGAGATACCTTCAGGTATATTGTGAAAAGCAATCGCAATACCTATTGATGCTCCAAGAACCGGATCATTATAGCCAGCCATAAAGGTTGCGACCCCCTCCGGAAAATTATGTAATGTAATAGCAAGCATCGAAACAAAGCCTACTCGGTATAGGTTTTTATGTGGCTTATCATTTTTTTCTGTATCAAATTCTTCATGGGGAACGAAGTAATCAATTGATAAAGCAGCCAGCAGACCCAATGCCATAAATATCACCGAAAAAACTACCGCCCGGCTTTCTCCGGTATAGATTCCTATAGCTCGTTGAGCTTGCGGCAGTAAATCGGAAAACGATACCGAAATCATTACTCCTGCTGCAAATCCCAATGAGCACGAAACTATTTTTTCACTTTTTGATTTTGCAAAAAATATTAAAACAGAGCCCAGCATTGTTGACATGCCGGCTAAGACAGAAATTGCCAATGCCGTTAAAGCTCGTTGATCCAAGCATCCCACCTCCAATATTCAAAACTGTAAGAAAATAATTATTGTAAAAAACCCGGAAGAGGCAATTACAGCCCTTCCGGAATCATTTGCTCGTTTTTTGACCTGATTAGTTATTGTTTAATATTTCTCCAATTTCCCGACCGAATTCTATACATTTCTGTTTGCCTTCCTTGTCAGGGTTCCACATTAGCTTAATTCCATCATTTATTATTTCAAAACCGGCTTTTTGGAGTTCTTCTGTAATTATTTTGACTCCTTCTCCGCTCCAACCGTAAGTTCCAAAAGCCGCAGCTTTTTTATTTTTAAGCCCCAGACCTTTCAATACTCCAAGTAAGCCTCCCGTCGAGTGGAGCACAAAGCGGTTTACAGTAGGAGAACCTACTAAAATAGCTTTTGATTTAAAGATTTCGGTAATGATGTCGTTATTGTCAGATCGGGCACTGTTGAACAGTTTTATTGTAATGCCTTGATTTGTCTGTCTTATCCCCTCTGCTATGGCCTCTGCCATTCTTCTTGTCTCATTCCACATAGTATCATAAATTATTGTTATCTGGTTTTCTTGGTAGGCATTGGCCCATTCCTGGTATATCTTTACAATCTGTAAGGGATCTTTTCTCCATATCACACCGTGGCTTGGGCATATCATATCTATTTTAAGATTTAGATTTAAAACTTCGGTAATTTTTTTATCCACAAGTTTGCTAAAAGGGGCTAATATGTTTGCATAATATTTTAAGGCTTCTCCATAAAGTTCGCTTTGGTCTACAAGGTCATTATACATATGCTCTGATGCATAATGCTGGCCAAAAGCGTCATTGCTGAATAAAATATTGTCTTCTGTAAGGTAAGAAAACATGGTGTCCGGCCAGTGAAGCATCGGAGCTTCTATAAAGATAATTTCCTTCTTTCCTAGACTTAATCGATCGCCGGTTTTTACCGGAATAAAATTCCAATCTTCATGGTATTGTCCCTTTAAAGATTTTATACCATTGTTAGTGCAATATATAGGTGTTCCTGGAATTTCCCTCATCAGTGCCGGCAGCGCGCCGCTATGGTCAATTTCGCCATGGTTTGCAATTATATAATCGATTTTTTTCAAATCGACCTCTTTTTTTAGCTGCTCGATAAATTCATCTGCAAAGGGTTCCCATACTGTATCAATAAGCACCGTCTTTTCATCTTGCACAAGGTAAGAATTGTAGCTGGAACCGCGGTGTGTCGACAAATCTTCTCCATGAAACTTCCTAAGTTCCCAATCAATCTTTCCTACCCATTTGACATTATCGTTAATTTTAAAACTCATTTTTATCCCTCCATTCTATTACGTCTACTTATATTTAACAGATTTATATGGTCTTTGTCAAACAACCGCGAGCTCTTTTGTAACAAGTTTGTATTTTTCTTATTAGAAAATATCTGATATAATGTTGTTAAATCAAAAGGATTAGAGGTGGCAGTAAATGAAAAAATTTTTAGCAATACTCATCGCGCTAAGTCTTTTGGTAATAACGCCCGCCTGCTCGATAAACCAGAAAACGGCATCAATTAATTTGTATTATACAAATAATGACAACAGCCAAGTTTTAACCGAAACCAGAGAAATCAAATATACCAAAGATGAAGAAATTCCAAAACTTGCCTTGGAAGAACTTTTAAAAGGACCCAAGACTCAAGGTTTAAAATCCACCATTCCGGAAGGAACAAAGCTTTTAGATATTAATGTAAAAGATAAAATTGCTACCGTAAATTTGTCAAAGGATTTTACGGGATTTCCGGGCATGATGGCTGAAAGTTTGGCGCTAATTTCTATCGTAAATACATTAACAGATATAGACGGTATCGAAAAAGTTGAAATACTTGTCGATGGTAAAGAGTTTATAGGACCAAGCGGCAACCCTTACGGTCTTTTGACTCGCTATGACATTGATCAAATCAATAATGATTTAAGTGGAAAAAAGGAAACTGTTACGCTTTATTTCCCTGATGAGCAAGCAATGTATGTTGTTCCCGAAAAGCGTGAAATTACAGTAAAGGACGATAAGCCTATAGCACAAATTGTGATTGAAGAATTGATGAAGGGTCCAACTGTGTCCGGCCTTACAGCAACTTCTATTCCAAAAGACGCAAAACTGCTTTCAGTAGAAGTAAAGGATGGCATTGCATATGTAAACTTTTCCAAAGAGCTTATTGAAAACCATGTAGGTGGTTCTACAGGCGAAATGATGACCATCGTCCCTATAGTAAATTCCCTTACGGAACTTCCCGGAATAAATAAAGTTCAGTTTCTTGTAGAAGGTAAAAAAGAACAGACCTTAGCGGGTCATGTTATCTTCGATGAACCTTTTGAAAGAATGGAAGAGTGGATAAAAAAATAGAATACTTACTGTTTGATATAGGTTTTTCAAAAGTGATTATCTAAAGTTCTTTAAAAGTGGGGCGGCTTCTGACCGCCCTTTTTTGCGTTCAATAAGCAATGCAGCTGTTAGAGGTTATGCGCAGATAACATTTTCAGCTATTTTTGCTTATTAACTTCCTGGCATATTCACTTTTAGGATTATCAAATACTTTCCGGGCCGGACCTGTTTCCACTATTTCACCCTTATGCATTATATACAGTTTGTCGGCGATTTTTCTTGCAATATCCAAGTCGTGGGTAATATAAATCATGGAAAATCCTAATGCGTTCTGAAGACCCTTTAAAAGCCGCAAGATATTAGCTTGGGTGGAAGGATCCAGCATAGAGCTAATCTCATCGGCGATGAGAAGTCGCGGCTTTAAAACAAGGCTGCGAGCGATAGCAACCCGCTGCCGTTGCCCACCGCTTAACGTAAAGCATCTCCTGTTTAAAAAAGTATTATCACATGCAAGTTCCACATCTGCGAGAGCTTGTTTTACCATTGCTGTTCGTTCATCTG is drawn from Tepidanaerobacter syntrophicus and contains these coding sequences:
- a CDS encoding YbaK/EbsC family protein; its protein translation is MSVEAVKNYFKEKNIDANIKVFEDTSTVEKAAKALNVTEGEIVKSLLLKVKEKYIMVLMAGDKRISNRKFKNIFACKPKMPEPEEVMEITGHPVGGVCPFALRNPIDIYLDISLKEYGTVYPAAGEFNAAVKLSVQELEELTLGKWIDISQ
- a CDS encoding GerMN domain-containing protein, which gives rise to MKKFLAILIALSLLVITPACSINQKTASINLYYTNNDNSQVLTETREIKYTKDEEIPKLALEELLKGPKTQGLKSTIPEGTKLLDINVKDKIATVNLSKDFTGFPGMMAESLALISIVNTLTDIDGIEKVEILVDGKEFIGPSGNPYGLLTRYDIDQINNDLSGKKETVTLYFPDEQAMYVVPEKREITVKDDKPIAQIVIEELMKGPTVSGLTATSIPKDAKLLSVEVKDGIAYVNFSKELIENHVGGSTGEMMTIVPIVNSLTELPGINKVQFLVEGKKEQTLAGHVIFDEPFERMEEWIKK
- a CDS encoding anaerobic nitric oxide reductase flavorubredoxin, with the translated sequence MSFKINDNVKWVGKIDWELRKFHGEDLSTHRGSSYNSYLVQDEKTVLIDTVWEPFADEFIEQLKKEVDLKKIDYIIANHGEIDHSGALPALMREIPGTPIYCTNNGIKSLKGQYHEDWNFIPVKTGDRLSLGKKEIIFIEAPMLHWPDTMFSYLTEDNILFSNDAFGQHYASEHMYNDLVDQSELYGEALKYYANILAPFSKLVDKKITEVLNLNLKIDMICPSHGVIWRKDPLQIVKIYQEWANAYQENQITIIYDTMWNETRRMAEAIAEGIRQTNQGITIKLFNSARSDNNDIITEIFKSKAILVGSPTVNRFVLHSTGGLLGVLKGLGLKNKKAAAFGTYGWSGEGVKIITEELQKAGFEIINDGIKLMWNPDKEGKQKCIEFGREIGEILNNN
- a CDS encoding heavy metal translocating P-type ATPase gives rise to the protein MIYELKNLDCPHCAAKIEDELKKIDGLSDATVNFASKTVRINEDLEEKAEEAIKKVDPNIKLISKKSSSFSHHTNDEDEERDTFRTKLFRIIFSFLFLIAGIILSPKLHGRFEIIEYSLFVISYILAGKNVLKSAFSNIFRGQIFDENFLMTIATLGAFAIHQLPEAASVMLFYCIGEYLQSLAVNRSRKSIGDLMDIRPDYANLVTDKGIIRVLPETINIGDTIFIRPGEKIPLDGEVVEGASYLDTSTLTGESVPRSVETGDKIMAGMINMEGTLKVKVEKTFEDSSVSKILELVQNASSRKAKTEQIITKFARYYTPLVVLAAAAIALIPPVIIPGESFSKWIYRALTMLVISCPCALVISVPLGYFGGIGGASRKGILVKGANFIDILADLDIAVFDKTGTLTEGVFKVSRIVPVNGFTQEELLRFAAYAEAYSNHPISRSIIEAYGKPINDSEIKGYKEIAGRGVMAKVKDKQILAGNEKLLKSEEIEANLDNKGIVGTVVHIAIDDRYAGYILIADKIRQDAAKTIKELKNLGIKKVVMLTGDAKETAENVAKELGIDEYYAELLPEEKVEKLEELKYYNGSRNNTAFIGDGINDAPVLACADVGIAMGGLGSDAAIEAADIVIMEDALSKIPQAVKMARYTKKIIMQNITGALGVKLIFLAMGALGIANMWEAVFADVGVALLAVMNSIRTLRVK
- the zupT gene encoding zinc transporter ZupT gives rise to the protein MDQRALTALAISVLAGMSTMLGSVLIFFAKSKSEKIVSCSLGFAAGVMISVSFSDLLPQAQRAIGIYTGESRAVVFSVIFMALGLLAALSIDYFVPHEEFDTEKNDKPHKNLYRVGFVSMLAITLHNFPEGVATFMAGYNDPVLGASIGIAIAFHNIPEGISVAMPIYFATQSKATALKYTFLSGIAEPIGAILTFLALRPFINDFLLGATFAVVAGIMIYISFEELIPTSRQYGYSRLALLSSFAGICLMPLTGVIFM